A section of the Rhizobium sp. Pop5 genome encodes:
- a CDS encoding pyridoxal phosphate-dependent aminotransferase yields the protein MFSISKRSEVEPFHAMDVLAEATKRRAAGHPVISMAVGQPSHPAPEAALKAAREALSEGRIGYTDALGTARLKSALAQHYRDRHGLKIDPARIAVTTGSSAGFNLAFLTLFDAGDAVAIARPGYPAYRNILGALGLKVLEVPVTADTHFTLTPESLEAAQKESGLRLKGVLLASPANPTGTVTGRDGLKALADYCAAHSIAFISDEIYHGLTFAGEEASALELTDEAIVINSFSKYYCMTGWQIGWMVLPERLVRPVERVAQSLYISPPELSQIAATAALGASDELDRVKASYAANRELLLDRLPKIGLAPASPMDGAFYAYVDVSRFTNDSMGFAKRMLAEINVAATPGLDFDPLEGHRTLRLSYAGSQTEIAEAVERIAVWLK from the coding sequence TTGTTTTCCATATCGAAACGCAGTGAAGTCGAGCCTTTTCACGCCATGGACGTATTGGCGGAGGCGACGAAGCGGCGCGCGGCCGGACATCCTGTTATCTCCATGGCTGTGGGTCAGCCTTCGCATCCGGCCCCCGAGGCCGCCCTGAAAGCAGCTCGCGAAGCGCTTTCCGAAGGCAGGATCGGCTATACTGATGCACTGGGGACGGCACGGCTGAAATCGGCGCTTGCCCAGCACTACAGGGACCGGCATGGCCTAAAGATTGATCCGGCGCGCATCGCCGTCACGACGGGGTCTTCGGCGGGTTTCAATCTCGCTTTCCTCACGCTTTTCGATGCCGGCGATGCCGTGGCGATCGCAAGGCCCGGCTATCCCGCCTACCGCAATATCCTCGGCGCGCTGGGGCTGAAGGTTCTCGAGGTGCCGGTCACGGCGGATACCCATTTCACCCTGACGCCGGAAAGCCTGGAGGCGGCGCAGAAGGAAAGCGGCTTGAGGCTGAAAGGCGTACTGCTCGCCAGCCCCGCCAATCCGACTGGCACGGTGACCGGCCGCGACGGGCTGAAGGCGCTGGCGGATTATTGTGCGGCCCATTCCATCGCCTTCATCTCGGATGAGATCTACCACGGACTGACTTTCGCTGGCGAGGAGGCGAGCGCGCTGGAGCTGACCGACGAGGCGATCGTCATCAACTCCTTCTCCAAATATTACTGCATGACCGGCTGGCAGATCGGCTGGATGGTGCTGCCGGAACGCCTGGTGCGGCCGGTCGAGCGTGTGGCGCAGAGCCTCTATATCTCGCCACCCGAGCTCTCCCAGATTGCTGCCACGGCCGCTCTCGGAGCAAGCGACGAGCTGGATCGCGTCAAGGCAAGTTATGCCGCAAATCGCGAGCTGCTGCTCGACCGACTGCCCAAGATCGGCCTTGCACCCGCTTCGCCGATGGATGGCGCTTTCTATGCCTATGTCGATGTTTCGCGCTTCACCAATGACAGCATGGGTTTTGCCAAACGGATGCTTGCAGAAATCAACGTCGCGGCAACACCAGGCCTGGATTTCGATCCGCTGGAGGGACATCGAACCTTGCGTCTGTCCTATGCGGGTTCGCAAACAGAGATCGCCGAGGCGGTGGAGCGAATAGCAGTCTGGTTGAAGTAG
- a CDS encoding DUF2778 domain-containing protein — protein MALAVGTFDDVTPLGGSALRLRRSRGFLYGVVGAGLLTSTWLVATFATMHSIAAPASPSDGFTQVAPAPKLKPATNHERLIHVGKADRLAAFDAKPVVALTADLIHSHAKKTNAAAMATLALAKNNRLGVAVAAATPAALADSAKFAKDDIVTPSAEVAQIDADEENQDRIIIPSKEAVAAVQLPALLALADAGPQQIAPGPVEPAAATMKTASAPAEKSAPMVVAEAEEQQPFDLVLAPDADSVPLPMARPDGLVGKPAPASKGEQRAAEPVLAYAKPNSPIEDDEDDAVPRYDKPVFSPKLRAGVAIYDIENSTVYLPNGERLEAHSGLGKMRDNPRYVNQKMRGPTPPHTYILTMRESLFHGVAAIRLTPVEGADAIYDRVGLLAHTYMLGKNGDSNGCVSFKDYKRFLAAYRRGDIRQLVVVPRLNGKPASTLASLFSSRS, from the coding sequence ATGGCGTTAGCGGTAGGGACGTTCGATGACGTCACCCCTCTTGGCGGGTCTGCTTTGCGTTTGCGCAGATCTCGCGGTTTTCTTTACGGTGTCGTCGGCGCCGGACTTCTGACCTCCACATGGCTGGTCGCGACCTTCGCGACGATGCATTCGATCGCCGCACCCGCTTCCCCGTCCGACGGCTTCACGCAAGTGGCACCGGCGCCGAAACTCAAGCCGGCGACGAACCACGAACGGTTGATCCATGTCGGCAAGGCTGACCGGCTGGCCGCTTTCGATGCCAAGCCGGTCGTGGCCCTGACGGCCGACCTCATTCATTCGCATGCGAAAAAGACAAATGCCGCCGCAATGGCGACGCTTGCGCTCGCGAAGAACAACCGCCTTGGAGTGGCGGTTGCAGCCGCAACGCCGGCCGCTCTCGCCGACAGCGCAAAGTTCGCCAAGGACGATATCGTCACGCCTTCGGCCGAGGTTGCTCAAATCGACGCGGACGAGGAAAACCAAGACCGCATCATCATTCCCTCCAAGGAAGCCGTCGCGGCCGTCCAACTCCCTGCCCTGCTGGCGCTCGCCGATGCCGGACCGCAACAGATTGCTCCAGGACCTGTCGAGCCGGCTGCCGCCACAATGAAAACGGCGTCGGCGCCTGCAGAAAAATCGGCGCCTATGGTCGTTGCAGAGGCTGAAGAGCAACAGCCCTTCGATCTCGTTCTGGCGCCGGACGCGGATTCGGTGCCGCTGCCGATGGCGCGGCCTGACGGCCTCGTCGGCAAACCTGCTCCGGCTTCCAAGGGGGAACAGCGCGCGGCCGAGCCAGTCCTTGCCTATGCGAAGCCGAACTCGCCGATCGAGGATGACGAGGACGATGCCGTGCCGCGCTACGACAAGCCGGTCTTCTCGCCCAAGCTGCGCGCAGGTGTCGCGATCTACGATATCGAGAACAGCACCGTCTATCTGCCGAACGGCGAACGGCTGGAAGCTCACTCCGGTCTCGGCAAGATGCGTGACAATCCGCGCTATGTGAACCAGAAGATGCGCGGACCGACGCCGCCGCACACCTATATCCTCACCATGCGCGAGAGCCTTTTCCATGGCGTCGCGGCAATCCGGCTGACGCCGGTCGAGGGCGCGGACGCCATCTATGACCGTGTCGGCCTGCTGGCCCATACCTATATGCTCGGCAAGAACGGCGATTCCAACGGCTGCGTATCTTTCAAGGATTACAAACGCTTCCTCGCAGCCTACAGGCGCGGGGATATCAGGCAGCTCGTTGTGGTGCCGCGGCTGAACGGCAAACCGGCTTCGACGCTCGCCTCGCTGTTTTCGTCGCGAAGCTGA